One window of the Colletotrichum lupini chromosome 9, complete sequence genome contains the following:
- a CDS encoding aflatoxin biosynthesis ketoreductase nor-1 produces the protein MAPTTVLITGANRGLGQGLLQRYLALPNHTVIAGNRDPNHATSQALNDLPKADGSKLIVVKIDATVEKDAHDAVKELQEAHGITHLDIVIANAGISYALPTVADLKISDLQAHMEPNVYGVVALYQATRPLLRKSSKEPMFVPMGSTAGCIENQPPIPNAAYGPSKAVVNWLTVRMNAEEDWLNAWVLIPGWVQTDLGNAGARGLGLEKAHIGVDESCDGMMGVLAAASKEKYGGKMVAYNGNFPAW, from the exons ATGGCACCAACCACAGTCCTCATCACCGGTGCAAACAGAGGCCTAGGCCAAGGTCTTCTCCAGCGCTATCTCGCCCTCCCAAACCACACCGTGATCGCAGGCAACCGCGACCCGAACCACGCAACATCGCAAGCCCTCAATGACCTACCCAAAGCCGACGGAAGCAAGCTCATCGTCGTCAAGATCGATGCCACCGTCGAGAAGGATGCCCACGACGCCGTGAAGGAGCTACAGGAAGCCCACGGAATCACCCACCTCGACATCGTCATCGCCAACGCCGGCATCTCGTACGCATTGCCGACAGTCGCTGACCTCAAGATCTCCGACCTCCAGGCGCACATGGAGCCCAACGTCTATGGTGTCGTCGCGCTATATCAGGCTACGCGACCGCTGCTGCGCAAGTCGTCCAAGGAACCCATGTTTGTGCCGATGGGCTCGACTGCTGGATGTATAGA AAACCAACCTCCCATCCCGAACGCCGCCTACGGCCCCTCCAAGGCCGTGGTAAATTGGCTCACGGTCAGAATGAATGCAGAAGAAGACTGGCTCAATGCCTGGGTACTGATCCCCGGCTGGGTCCAGACCGACCTCGGCAACGCTGGTGCTCGGGGTCTGGGTCTGGAAAAGGCACACATTGGCGTCGATGAGTCGTGCGATGGCATGATGGGGGTTCTTGCTGCGGCGAGTAAGGAAAAGTATGGTGGCAAGATGGTGGCGTATAATGGCAACTTTCCTGCGTGGTAG